From the Phycisphaeraceae bacterium genome, one window contains:
- a CDS encoding magnesium transporter: MSKTESIKPSTPRVASFPQNVEELCEALPHVTPHEGAGLLLLNDPADAAKALQTINPSVAAPILDELSVNDRDTIARAAPAAVGEQWQRNATYARGTIGRVMRPAFAVFQQGITIGDAVEQLRGLVKEFFITYAYVVDENRKLLGVVTMRELLFADRAASISSIMISKPYAVPASQRMEDTLDELVRMHLPVYPVVSDDGVLVGEVRGQSMFENQKMAISAQLGSSVGVGKEEKLTTSILTSLRLRHAWLQVNLLTAFIAGAVVSLFEGTIAQVVVLAAFLPVLAGQAGNTGAQALAVVIRAITLGDLKPGMTMRVLRKEMILGTLNGLFVGVVAGLVMFGYAILAGAEQSPVVLALVVLTAMVGSCLLSGLSGALIPIMLKRFGVDPATASSIFLTTCTDIAALGLLLILASIFVVSAT, translated from the coding sequence ATGAGCAAAACTGAGAGCATCAAACCCAGCACACCCCGGGTCGCATCGTTCCCGCAGAACGTCGAAGAGTTGTGCGAAGCACTGCCCCACGTCACGCCCCACGAGGGCGCCGGCCTCCTTCTTCTCAATGACCCCGCCGACGCCGCCAAGGCGCTGCAGACCATCAACCCCTCCGTCGCCGCTCCGATCCTCGATGAGTTGAGCGTCAACGACCGTGACACCATCGCCCGTGCCGCCCCCGCCGCCGTCGGCGAGCAGTGGCAACGCAACGCCACCTACGCCCGCGGCACCATCGGCCGGGTCATGCGCCCCGCCTTCGCCGTCTTCCAGCAAGGCATCACCATCGGCGACGCCGTCGAACAACTCCGCGGTCTCGTCAAAGAGTTCTTCATCACCTACGCCTACGTCGTGGATGAAAACCGCAAACTCCTCGGCGTCGTCACCATGCGCGAGCTGCTCTTCGCTGACCGAGCGGCCAGCATCAGCTCGATCATGATCAGCAAGCCCTACGCCGTCCCCGCCTCCCAGCGCATGGAGGACACCCTCGACGAACTCGTCCGCATGCACCTGCCGGTCTATCCCGTCGTCAGCGACGACGGCGTCCTCGTCGGCGAAGTCCGCGGGCAATCGATGTTCGAGAACCAGAAAATGGCCATCTCGGCACAGCTCGGTTCATCCGTCGGCGTCGGCAAGGAAGAGAAGCTCACCACCAGCATCCTCACCAGCCTGCGACTCCGCCACGCCTGGCTCCAGGTCAACCTGCTCACCGCCTTCATCGCTGGCGCCGTCGTGAGTCTCTTTGAAGGCACCATCGCCCAGGTCGTCGTGCTTGCCGCATTTCTCCCCGTCCTCGCTGGACAAGCTGGCAACACTGGTGCCCAGGCGCTCGCTGTCGTGATCCGCGCGATCACCCTGGGCGACCTCAAGCCTGGCATGACGATGCGTGTCCTGCGAAAAGAGATGATCCTTGGCACGCTCAACGGCCTGTTCGTCGGCGTCGTCGCCGGTCTCGTGATGTTCGGCTACGCCATCCTCGCCGGTGCCGAGCAGAGCCCGGTCGTCCTCGCCCTCGTCGTCCTCACCGCCATGGTCGGGAGCTGCCTGCTCAGCGGGCTCTCCGGGGCGCTGATCCCCATCATGCTCAAGCGCTTCGGCGTCGATCCCGCGACCGCCTCCTCGATCTTCCTCACCACCTGCACTGACATCGCCGCGCTCGGCCTGCTGCTCATCCTCGCGTCGATCTTCGTCGTCTCGGCCACCTGA
- a CDS encoding SAM-dependent methyltransferase, whose amino-acid sequence MTHTTGPTRGEGFASRAGVKLDAALTSFGVDPAGLTCADLGCSTGGFTDCLIQRGAQRVYAVDTAYGELAWKLRQHDRVTVLERTNALHFDPREELEGFTGADLVSIDLGWTKQQRAIPAAIRWLKRDHDQPVGDVIALIKPHYESGQHKLDDDEAERIAREVAVGLEDDHVKLGGVIASPVRGGKGKNLEFLTHIKVR is encoded by the coding sequence GTGACGCACACCACAGGTCCAACGAGGGGGGAGGGCTTCGCCTCCCGCGCCGGCGTCAAGCTCGATGCGGCTCTCACATCCTTTGGGGTCGACCCCGCCGGTCTCACCTGTGCCGACCTTGGCTGCTCGACCGGTGGGTTTACCGACTGCCTGATCCAGCGCGGGGCTCAGCGGGTCTACGCCGTCGATACGGCCTACGGCGAGCTTGCCTGGAAACTTCGGCAACACGACCGCGTCACCGTCCTGGAACGAACCAACGCCCTGCACTTTGATCCGCGCGAGGAACTCGAAGGCTTTACCGGCGCAGACCTCGTCTCGATTGACCTGGGCTGGACCAAGCAGCAGCGTGCCATCCCCGCAGCGATCCGCTGGCTCAAGCGCGACCACGATCAGCCCGTTGGCGACGTGATCGCCCTCATCAAACCGCACTACGAATCCGGCCAGCACAAGCTCGACGATGACGAAGCCGAGCGGATCGCTCGCGAAGTTGCTGTCGGTCTTGAAGATGATCATGTGAAGCTGGGGGGGGTGATTGCCTCGCCGGTTCGTGGCGGGAAGGGCAAGAACCTCGAGTTCCTCACTCACATCAAGGTCCGGTAA
- the iscU gene encoding Fe-S cluster assembly scaffold IscU codes for MAYSEKVIDHYERPRNVGTLDKEQKTVGTGVVGAPECGDVMRLQIQVNPETGVIEDAKFKTFGCGSAIASSSLATEWLKGKTVHEAEQIKNTQIVEELSLPPVKIHCSVLAEDAIRAAIHDYEEKNGLDHDHDHDHSEAQATA; via the coding sequence ATGGCCTACAGCGAAAAAGTCATCGACCACTACGAGCGCCCTCGAAACGTCGGGACGCTGGACAAGGAACAAAAGACCGTCGGCACCGGCGTCGTCGGGGCCCCGGAGTGTGGGGACGTCATGCGACTGCAGATCCAGGTCAACCCGGAGACCGGCGTCATCGAGGACGCGAAGTTCAAGACCTTCGGCTGCGGCTCGGCGATCGCGTCGTCGTCGCTGGCGACTGAGTGGCTCAAGGGCAAGACCGTCCACGAGGCCGAGCAGATCAAGAACACCCAGATCGTCGAGGAGTTGAGCCTCCCGCCCGTGAAGATCCACTGCTCGGTGCTCGCTGAGGACGCCATTCGCGCGGCGATCCATGACTACGAGGAAAAGAACGGTCTGGATCACGACCATGACCACGATCACAGCGAGGCCCAAGCCACGGCTTGA
- the erpA gene encoding iron-sulfur cluster insertion protein ErpA, with protein sequence MRDKDPTMGILLSETAAREIKTIIDQQELDGEKVRLRVGVKGGGCSGFSYLLDLTETSRDNDEMFDQHGVKVVCDPKSYLYLNGVSIDFKDEVMGRGFVFNNPNASSSCGCGSSFSA encoded by the coding sequence ATGAGAGACAAGGACCCCACCATGGGCATTCTTCTAAGCGAAACCGCAGCCCGCGAGATCAAGACCATCATCGACCAGCAGGAACTCGACGGCGAGAAGGTGCGGCTCCGCGTCGGCGTCAAGGGCGGGGGCTGCTCCGGCTTCTCCTACCTCCTCGACCTGACCGAGACGTCCCGCGACAACGATGAGATGTTCGACCAGCACGGCGTCAAGGTTGTCTGTGACCCCAAGAGCTACCTCTACCTCAACGGCGTCTCCATCGACTTCAAAGACGAGGTCATGGGCCGCGGGTTTGTGTTCAACAACCCGAATGCGAGCAGCAGCTGTGGGTGCGGGAGCAGCTTTAGCGCTTGA